A DNA window from Kitasatospora atroaurantiaca contains the following coding sequences:
- a CDS encoding LLM class flavin-dependent oxidoreductase — MSDTAPAELELFTTFSYSKADQRDYLTQIRQIAQWSEQAGFHGTLIYTDNSTVDPWLVGQEVLRSTERLAPLIALQPAYLHPYAAAKMIATYGCLYGRRVCLNLVAGGFQNDLAALGDRTPHDERYQRLVEYALIIKGLLAGPEPVTFGGRYYAVKNLAMTPSLPPAIQPGILISGSSPAGLAAAGAIGATPIRYPEPLNDNSPVDVAIGGVRIGIIARETSAEAWRVALDRFPPDRRGRIMHTMAKKVSDSHWYARLSDLEERPAGPDSPYWLGPFRNYRSRCPYLVGSYQEVSAEVARYIQLGCHTFILDVPRNEEELQYTALVFEQAAAAVADIVRAD, encoded by the coding sequence ATGAGTGACACTGCCCCAGCTGAACTCGAGCTCTTCACCACCTTCTCATATTCGAAGGCGGACCAGCGCGATTATCTGACGCAGATTCGGCAGATCGCGCAGTGGAGTGAACAGGCCGGCTTTCACGGGACGCTCATCTACACGGACAACAGTACCGTTGACCCGTGGTTGGTAGGGCAGGAGGTCCTGCGGAGCACGGAGCGGCTGGCTCCCCTGATCGCGCTGCAGCCTGCCTACCTTCACCCATACGCCGCCGCGAAGATGATCGCGACCTACGGCTGTCTCTACGGTCGGCGAGTTTGTCTCAACCTTGTGGCGGGCGGCTTCCAGAACGACCTGGCCGCCCTCGGCGATCGGACACCGCACGATGAGCGCTATCAGCGTCTCGTGGAATACGCCCTGATTATCAAGGGGTTGCTGGCGGGTCCGGAGCCGGTGACCTTCGGCGGTCGGTATTACGCAGTGAAGAACCTGGCCATGACGCCGTCCCTGCCCCCGGCGATTCAACCTGGTATTCTCATCTCCGGCTCTTCGCCCGCCGGCCTGGCCGCCGCCGGGGCGATCGGCGCGACACCCATCAGGTATCCCGAACCGCTGAATGACAACTCCCCAGTAGACGTTGCCATCGGCGGAGTCCGTATTGGCATTATTGCCCGCGAGACCTCGGCCGAGGCCTGGCGTGTTGCCTTGGACAGGTTCCCGCCTGATCGCAGGGGCCGGATCATGCACACGATGGCCAAGAAGGTCTCGGACTCGCACTGGTACGCGCGGCTGTCGGACCTGGAGGAGCGCCCGGCGGGGCCGGACAGTCCCTACTGGCTCGGACCGTTCAGGAACTATCGGAGTCGCTGCCCCTACCTCGTGGGCAGCTACCAGGAGGTCAGTGCCGAGGTAGCGCGGTACATTCAGCTCGGCTGCCACACCTTCATCCTCGACGTGCCACGCAATGAGGAGGAACTCCAGTACACGGCTTTGGTTTTCGAGCAGGCTGCTGCCGCAGTGGCGGACATTGTGCGTGCTGACTGA
- a CDS encoding MbtH family protein: MTNPFEDPEGTYLVLTNDEGQHSLWPAVVEVPSGWTVLLSEADHQSCLDFIERSWVDMRPRSLVVAMESDAGSERL; encoded by the coding sequence ATGACCAACCCGTTCGAGGATCCGGAAGGCACGTACCTCGTGTTGACCAACGACGAAGGTCAGCACTCCCTCTGGCCCGCAGTCGTTGAGGTGCCTTCTGGGTGGACCGTCTTGCTGTCGGAGGCCGACCATCAGTCCTGCCTGGACTTTATAGAGAGGAGCTGGGTCGACATGCGGCCCAGGAGCCTGGTGGTGGCTATGGAAAGCGATGCGGGCTCAGAGCGCCTCTGA
- a CDS encoding ornithine cyclodeaminase family protein, with the protein MARETLLLASDDIHQLVAIVGRDRLMDQMIERLEFAFRESDSDSLRTPPRAGFITGVHRAGVLEWMPHHEPGRAATIKLVSYAPNNPGYHGLPTILGTLARIDDETGHLLTIADAVLPTAIRTGAASAVATRLLARPGSSTVGLIGAGAQAVTQLHAISRVLDVSEVLVHDVNPDHRRSYLERASFLGLDIREATLEELESRSDVICTATSVDVNAGPVLRGERLKDHVHINAIGADIPGKVEIPLQVLRSAYVSPDHVQQAQREGECQRLERGEIGAALPELCAAPHLAHPHKESRTVFDSTGFALEDHVALDVLIELAELHGIGTVVQLEAGSFDALNPYATPHNSIPGQVSNKGIRQPEVDESAASSFPGLAHRDDEMTGSRAYGSIPFV; encoded by the coding sequence ATGGCTCGGGAAACACTTCTTCTCGCTAGCGACGATATTCACCAACTCGTGGCGATCGTCGGGCGTGATCGGCTCATGGACCAGATGATCGAACGGCTGGAGTTTGCGTTTCGGGAATCCGACAGCGACAGTCTCCGTACGCCGCCGCGCGCGGGCTTCATTACCGGTGTACACCGTGCGGGCGTGCTGGAGTGGATGCCGCATCATGAACCTGGCCGCGCTGCCACGATCAAGCTCGTGTCCTATGCCCCGAACAATCCTGGCTATCATGGCCTGCCGACAATCCTCGGTACTCTCGCTCGCATCGACGACGAGACCGGGCACCTGCTGACCATCGCCGACGCGGTCTTGCCGACAGCGATACGCACGGGCGCGGCATCGGCAGTGGCCACGCGACTCCTCGCCCGCCCAGGCAGTAGCACGGTGGGTCTCATCGGGGCGGGCGCCCAGGCCGTGACACAGCTTCATGCGATCTCGCGCGTGCTCGATGTCAGCGAAGTGCTTGTCCACGATGTGAATCCGGATCACCGGCGCTCGTACCTCGAACGCGCCTCCTTCCTGGGTCTCGACATCAGGGAAGCCACCCTGGAGGAACTCGAGAGCAGGTCCGACGTCATCTGCACCGCAACCTCGGTGGACGTCAATGCCGGTCCCGTCCTACGGGGCGAGCGACTGAAGGACCACGTGCACATCAATGCCATAGGCGCCGACATACCGGGCAAGGTGGAGATCCCCCTCCAGGTGCTCAGATCGGCGTATGTGAGCCCGGACCACGTGCAGCAGGCCCAGCGAGAAGGGGAGTGCCAGCGCCTTGAGCGCGGCGAGATCGGCGCCGCCCTACCGGAGCTCTGCGCTGCACCGCATCTGGCGCACCCTCACAAGGAATCCCGGACAGTCTTCGACTCGACCGGCTTCGCGCTCGAGGACCATGTGGCCCTCGATGTGCTCATCGAACTTGCCGAGCTGCACGGCATCGGCACGGTAGTGCAGCTGGAAGCCGGTTCCTTCGACGCGCTCAACCCCTATGCCACTCCGCACAACAGCATCCCCGGCCAGGTGTCGAACAAGGGAATCCGGCAGCCGGAAGTCGACGAGTCGGCTGCTTCCAGCTTTCCCGGTCTGGCTCATCGCGACGATGAGATGACGGGAAGCCGAGCGTACGGGTCCATCCCGTTCGTGTAG
- the mihF gene encoding integration host factor, actinobacterial type: MALPTLTVEARAEALNKALAVRRERGELLASLKDGKVTLGQVLEREDTVVGKTPVRRLLESLPGVGKVRADKLMTDVGISDSRRVQGLGPRQRERLLELIAPQR; encoded by the coding sequence ATGGCTCTGCCGACACTGACCGTCGAGGCCCGCGCGGAGGCGCTGAACAAGGCGCTGGCCGTCCGCCGCGAACGCGGCGAGCTGCTAGCTTCGCTCAAGGACGGCAAGGTCACCCTGGGCCAGGTACTGGAGCGTGAGGACACGGTCGTCGGGAAGACGCCCGTCCGCCGTCTGCTTGAGTCACTGCCCGGCGTCGGCAAGGTCCGCGCAGATAAACTGATGACCGACGTCGGTATCTCCGACAGCCGCCGTGTCCAGGGCCTCGGCCCCCGCCAGCGCGAACGCCTCCTCGAACTCATCGCGCCCCAGCGCTGA
- a CDS encoding recombinase family protein: protein MSARLWFRAGRFVMTTGTDTRSVPRWVVRPEESARPLAPVMCCRFAFYGRVSTEDNQDPGASRLWQLARATALVAPVGGVVSAEYFDIGQSRALPWKRRPRAAALLGAVADPGRGFDAVVIGEPQRAFYGSQFGATFPLFVHYGVPLWVPEVGGPVDPENEAHDLVMSVFGGMSKGERSRIRVRVRSAMAAQTREEGRFLGGRPPYGYVLADLGPHPNPAKAADGKRLHGLVPDPRAALVVQLIFRLFLDGLGYFAIAEVLTRMGIPCPSAGDPGRNPRRSGAGWAKSAVRAILLNPRYTGRQVWNRQRRDEVLLDVDEVGLGCTTVVRRNPPQRWVISEHPVHEAIIDDETFAQVQDIINSHAHLAGPNGIRSCPHLYVLRGRIRCALCGHMMQGNWVRGTPYYRCRTAGEYALPSSAGHPPNLYLREQYITVPLDAWLKGVTAPSRIEAVIGVLTNPGVDPRHVAAARRTIADCDARLATHRAALEAGADPAVVTRWIAQTQAVRAGAEAELHPSAGANSDRHLSHDQAADLLRAARRDITAALPSTDPAKRADLYERLDLTLLYNPEQHNARVEINLNQYTPRSAPLLPVLAADLSLDRSGPVPASLRQGTVALPLAAWAEGAADTPTAFTDMNPTADQEKAQVKAPISNGHAINRETISRSHRLEPPRRRKRETAGQGWSGEECAGAIRA, encoded by the coding sequence TTGTCGGCGCGGCTGTGGTTTCGCGCCGGGAGGTTCGTCATGACGACTGGAACCGATACCCGTTCCGTCCCGCGGTGGGTTGTCCGGCCGGAGGAGTCCGCCCGGCCGCTGGCGCCGGTGATGTGCTGTCGGTTTGCGTTCTATGGGCGGGTGTCGACGGAGGACAACCAGGATCCGGGGGCTTCGCGGCTGTGGCAGCTGGCGCGCGCGACGGCGTTGGTCGCTCCCGTTGGGGGAGTGGTGAGTGCGGAGTACTTCGACATCGGGCAGAGCCGCGCCTTGCCGTGGAAGCGCCGGCCGAGGGCGGCTGCCCTGTTGGGGGCGGTGGCTGACCCGGGTCGGGGTTTCGATGCGGTGGTGATCGGTGAGCCGCAGCGTGCCTTCTACGGCAGCCAGTTCGGGGCCACGTTCCCGCTGTTCGTCCACTACGGGGTGCCGTTGTGGGTGCCGGAGGTCGGCGGGCCGGTGGACCCGGAGAACGAGGCACACGACCTGGTGATGTCGGTGTTCGGGGGGATGTCGAAGGGGGAGCGCAGCAGGATCCGTGTCCGGGTGCGCAGTGCGATGGCGGCGCAGACGCGGGAGGAGGGCCGGTTCCTGGGCGGGCGTCCGCCGTACGGGTATGTGCTCGCTGACCTGGGGCCGCATCCGAATCCGGCGAAGGCCGCCGACGGCAAGCGTCTGCACGGCCTGGTCCCGGATCCGAGGGCCGCGCTGGTGGTGCAGCTGATCTTCCGTCTGTTCCTCGACGGGCTCGGCTATTTCGCGATCGCCGAGGTCCTGACCCGGATGGGCATCCCGTGTCCGTCAGCTGGCGATCCGGGCCGTAATCCCCGTCGCAGTGGTGCGGGGTGGGCGAAGTCGGCGGTGCGGGCGATCCTGCTCAACCCCCGCTACACGGGGCGTCAGGTGTGGAACCGGCAGCGCCGGGACGAGGTCCTGCTCGACGTCGACGAGGTAGGCCTGGGCTGCACCACCGTCGTACGCCGCAACCCGCCCCAGCGATGGGTGATCTCCGAGCATCCCGTCCACGAGGCGATCATCGACGACGAGACGTTCGCCCAGGTCCAGGACATCATCAACTCCCACGCCCACCTGGCCGGCCCGAACGGCATCCGCAGCTGCCCGCACCTCTATGTGCTGCGGGGCAGAATCCGGTGCGCACTCTGCGGGCACATGATGCAGGGCAACTGGGTGCGCGGCACGCCCTACTACCGGTGCCGCACCGCCGGCGAGTATGCCCTTCCCAGCTCCGCCGGCCATCCGCCGAACCTCTACCTCCGCGAGCAGTACATCACCGTGCCCCTGGACGCCTGGCTCAAGGGCGTTACCGCCCCGAGCCGCATCGAGGCCGTCATCGGAGTGCTCACCAATCCTGGCGTGGACCCCAGGCACGTCGCCGCTGCCAGACGCACCATCGCCGACTGCGACGCGAGACTCGCCACCCACCGCGCGGCCCTCGAAGCCGGCGCCGACCCGGCCGTCGTCACCCGATGGATCGCGCAGACCCAGGCTGTCCGCGCCGGCGCCGAAGCCGAACTCCATCCGTCGGCCGGCGCCAACAGCGACCGCCACCTCAGCCACGACCAAGCGGCCGATCTCCTGCGCGCCGCCCGCCGCGACATCACCGCCGCTCTGCCCAGCACCGATCCGGCCAAGCGAGCAGACCTCTACGAACGCCTCGACCTGACCCTGCTCTACAACCCGGAACAGCACAACGCCCGAGTCGAGATCAACCTCAACCAGTACACGCCACGCAGTGCTCCGCTCCTGCCCGTCCTGGCCGCCGACCTGTCACTGGACCGCTCAGGCCCAGTACCTGCCTCGCTGAGGCAGGGGACCGTCGCACTGCCCCTGGCCGCATGGGCAGAAGGCGCCGCAGATACTCCGACGGCTTTCACCGATATGAACCCCACGGCCGACCAGGAGAAGGCGCAGGTCAAAGCACCTATATCGAACGGCCATGCGATAAATCGGGAGACGATCTCACGCTCGCACCGACTTGAACCCCCACGGCGCCGAAAGAGAGAAACCGCAGGTCAGGGCTGGTCTGGCGAGGAATGCGCAGGGGCTATCCGTGCATAA